Proteins encoded within one genomic window of Cyanobacterium stanieri LEGE 03274:
- a CDS encoding iron-sulfur cluster assembly accessory protein produces the protein MTTATISNQGIQLSQKALEHVLKLKEQQGNEDLCLRVGVRQGGCSGMSYMMDFENINNVTEHDDVFDYEGFKIVCDRKSLLYLYGLMLDYSDAMIGGGFQFTNPNANQTCGCGKSFST, from the coding sequence ATGACAACAGCAACTATTTCTAATCAAGGTATTCAATTAAGTCAAAAGGCTCTCGAACACGTTCTTAAACTTAAAGAACAACAAGGAAATGAAGATTTATGTTTGAGGGTTGGAGTTAGACAGGGGGGTTGCTCTGGCATGTCCTATATGATGGATTTTGAGAATATTAATAATGTTACTGAACATGATGATGTATTTGACTATGAAGGTTTTAAGATAGTGTGCGATCGTAAAAGTCTTTTATATCTTTATGGACTGATGTTAGATTATAGTGATGCCATGATTGGGGGTGGATTTCAATTCACGAACCCCAACGCTAACCAAACCTGTGGTTGCGGAAAATCTTTCTCTACTTAA